The window ATACTTCAAGGTACTTATTTGGCCCGCACCAGTCCCGCAATAACCGCAGCAACTTTATCGAGTATCTGGTTCCAGCCTTCCAGTTGACCGCTATTTTTCGCACTCTCCATGGGCTCATTTCCAATCTGGGTGAGTCTGGTCTGGCCGTTTCCGAGATCCTCAAAGATGGTCACGTCGTGCGCACCGTCTATGGCCTCGTGTTCTATTCCTAATTCCGCAGGCTCAACCTTGTTTCCCTCTGAGTCCGAAAAGTACATGTCGGAAACGATCTTCTCGTGCAGCACGATCTCGTGATATTCGATCGCATTCCAGAACTCCTGCCCATCCGGCGCCTTCATGCAGAAGAGAGATTTTCCCCCGACCCGAAAATCCATCTTGCAGACGGGCGCAGTAAAGCCCTTCGGTCCCCACCACTGCATCACGTACTTCGGGTCTGTCCACGCCTTCCAAACCAATTCGCGTGGGGCATCAAAAACTCTTGTAATGACCATCCGCTCTATTTCACTGCCCGTATTTTTTGTCATTTCTCATCTCCGCTTTCTTCATTTCATTCACAACCACAGCCAGCTTGTCGAAGCTCTCTTCCCAGAATCGGCGATAGCTGATCGCCCAGTCGCTGACTGTCTTAATCGCCTCGGGCCTGAGCGTGCATACGCTTTCCCGTCCACGCTTTGTCTTGATCACAATCCGTGCCCGCACCAGGTAGGCAATATGTTTTGAAATCATCTGCTGCGAGAGTGCAAACGGTTCCGTCAATCCATGCACAGTAGCGGGCCCATGTGAGAGCCGTTCGATCATTGCCCGCCGGGTTGGATCAGACAAAGCCGCAAATGTTGTACCCAATCTATCCACAACCATATGGTAGTGGATTTTTTGCCAATGTCAAGTGTGAATTTTTGCGATTCCTGATTTTCTGTTTCCCTGATCTCTGCGCAGGAGCGTGAGCCGGCATCAGGAACCGGAGGAAAACGGATTGCCTCTGGAGGGGTGCCCTGGATGCCGGGTGCCCCACTCTTTCCTGAGAAGACGCGCGGGTTTTTGCGTCGGCGAAGGAAAGGGTGGGATCAGGATTATCACGGTGTCGAAAAGGTGTACGTGATTCACTTACATTTGCGCGGTCTGATTAAGAAGGGGCCTAAGATCGGAGCATCGTCGATTCTACCCTTTACTGCGCAAAGGAATGGGCACCGCCGTAATATTCGCCGGCGGTTTAGTCAGGTTTCGCATATTGCGCAACCACGGCTTTGTACACGAGAAAATGGCGATCTGCTCCTGCCGATCTCGCCGCGTTCAAAAGGCTCATCACTTGCTCATTCTTTTGCCACTGGCAGAATGGGCCTTTCGTCTTGTAAGGCCACGAGACGCCTGACGCTTTCTAGCCATCCTAGCGTGAACTGTGGTGGGTTTGGATGAGCCGACAGCGGCAGCAGACCTGGCAGGATTGAGCGCAGTGAGCACTGCAGCGGGATTCTTGTCGATCACAGTGAGCAAGGTGCGTGCTGGCGCTTCCGGGGTCCTCCGCCCTCCCTCCCAGTGCTTGATCGCGTCAAGGCTGAACCCAAACGTGTGAGAGAATTTGGCCTGCGTCATGCCAAGCCGGTTGCGGATGGCCTTCACATCAACCTCTTGGGGCACATGTGCCCTGAATCCTTCTTGCTTCCCGGCAAGAAAAGCCTCGACGTCGTTAAGGCCATCCATCATCTGCTCGAATTGCGTTTTCATGCTATCTCCCATAGGTCTCGAAAATACTATCGGCCCGTTTCATTAGCGCGTTGCGCTCTGCCATCGACAGGTTTTCTTTCTCATTCTTTGGAAAAACTGTGATCAGAAAAAGCGGGAATGTTTCGTTGCGCCATATATACACAACCCGGGCCCCGCCACTTTTTCCCATTCCCTTGCGTGCAACCCGGATCTTTCGAAATCCTCCCGTCCCACGGATTAGATCTCCGCATTCAGGGTCTGCCGAAACGAGTGCCACGATATCCGCACGCTCCTCCTCGCTGAAGAGCTTGTTGGCAACTGCGAGATATGTAGGCGTCTCGACAACCGTCTGCACAGGGTTCTCTTGTACTCCATTGGACACCATAAGTCAAGTAGAAGTTATATGCCATTGGACACCAATGATTGTTCCCGGAATGGACTGGGTGCACACATGGAACGAACGAGCCTTCATGCGAAAATGAAATCAGTCTGGAATAACGAGACAAAGCCAGGAGCTAATGGCTAAGAGCTGAGAGCTGAGAGCTGATTTATGTCAGATTGGCCAATACGAGAAAAGCGACCGCTCCGGGAACCAGTGCGCGAGGAACCGGGGCCCGCGCCCAAAAACTACATCACGCCCGCCGGGTTGCAGCGGTTGAAAGACGAGCATCGGTTCCTGCTGAGTCGCGAGCGGCCGGCGGTGGTGGAGGTTGTCGCGTGGGCGGCCGGCAACGGGGACCGCAGTGAAAACGCCGACTATCAGTACGGCAAGCGGCGGTTACGCCAGATCGATTCACGGATTCGCTTTCTCTCGAAACGCATTGCCGCGGCCGTGATCGTTGATCCCGCCGCTCCGCGGCCGGCATCAGCCGCTACGCGCGTCTTCTTCGGCGCAACCGTGACCTACAAGGACGCCGCCGGCCTAGAACACGTCGTCTCTATCGTCGGCATTGACGAGGTAGACCTCGATCGCGGCTATATCAGCTGGCGCTCGCCTCTCGCGAATGCTCTCATGAAGGCGAGCCCCGGTGACAGCGTGGCCCTGCGCGCACCAGCGAAGACGGAGCATCTCGAAATCATCCGCGTTGAGTACGCGCCGATTCCGATGGATCCTTTTCGCGAACCGCCAGGAGCTCAGTCGACGCCCAAGGCCGAAGGCCCCTAAGGCCGAAGACCGATAGTCCAAGCCGCCGACTTTGGGCGTTCATTGATCTTTGTCGGTTTTGCAGAGACAAAGCTAAAAGCTAATGGCCAAGAGCTCACTGTTTCAGGTAACGGAGCGCGACGCATCCTGATTTGAAAATCTTTGACTCAACAAGTTTTAATTGCAATTTCTCCGGCAGGCTCACCCCGTCCAATAACCGTCTGCCTTCTCCGGCAATGACTGGGCCAATCACAATACGAAATTCATCCACCAGGCCAAGCTCTATCAGCTGCGACGGGATATCTACACCGCCTGTCAAAATATTTTTGCCTGGTTCGTGTTTCAACTTAAGTATTTCGTCGCGCAGGTCCGTGCGAACAATTCGCTTTTTGTTATCTTCAACCCCATCCAGGGATCGTGAAAAAACAACCCTGTTGATGGAGTCGAACACTCGCGCAAATTCGTTCAATGCTTTTGTCGCCGACTGCGTTTTTGCCACCTCAGGCCAGAAAGGAACCATCAACTCGTAGGTCTTGCGCCCATAGACGAGCAGGCCAGCTTCTCGCAGAACATCCGTCCAATATTCATGGGTCTCTTCATCCGTAAATTGTGTGGTGTGGTCGCAACAGCCATCCAGCGTAATGTTGATTCCGAAGATTACATTTCTCATTTCCTTTTAAGGTAAATCCGGATGGCAGTCAGCGGAAGAGCCACAAATGGAACCAACGAGCCTTCACGCGGGAATGAAATCAGTCTGCGGAACAAGAGAAAGCCAGGAGCTAACGGCTAAAAGCCATTTTGGGATGGCGAAGCCAAGCCCAAAAATCAAAATGGGCCTGAGAGCAAGAAGCGGTGACGGTTTCCTTGCCCACAAGCCCATTCGATCCTGAATCGGATCGGAGGTGATGTACTTATTCTAGGCCACTTAAGGATGAAGTCAAGCGATCTGCCAACTCTTTTTATACCTACATGATTATCTTGATAACCGTATGATCGCGCCTTGGCAAAGCCCTGTAAATAAAGGGGAAATGCATTCCGGCGATCTGCAATCGCACATCTTCAAAGTGATCATCCGCGTGACAGTAGTAACTGGATGCCAATGATTGCCAGCAAAGTGCCAAACACCCTGCGCAGTACTATTTCGGGCAGGTGCTGTGCCCAGAGTCCGCCGAAGTAGCCTCCGACGAGAAAGCCCAAAGCGATGAGCAGACCGGCCTTCAGGTCCACATTTCCTGCCTTGTAATATTCCCAGAAAGCGAGCGCCCCAATGGGGGCCAGCAGCGCCGCCAGCGACGTTCCCTGGGCCTTGTGCTGGCTCATATGAAAGAAATAAACCAGAGCGGGAATAATCATGATGCCGCCGCCAATGCCCACAATCCCTGAAAGCACGCCAACCACAAGGCCAAGCAGTATGTAGAGAAAAGTCATGGGCGGAATAATAAAACGAAACCGGGCTTTTGTTGAAAATCGTGACAATGAAAATCGGAAGGTCAATGTTGAAGGCTTGCTGCGTGCGACGTGAGAAGAAGAGATCGTCAAAAGACGATGGAAGCAGAGCGGGAATCGATGTTCCAAATCCACGAGATAAGCCTTCTGAAAAGGGCTGCTCGCGTTGACACTGCCGCGAATCGGATGTTAAGTTAAAGAGTTTGGTGGTAGCCCCCGACCGCTTCTTGTTCACAACAACTTAAAGATTATTTTGCATGGATATAGTACTCAGGCAAATAGGCGAATTACTGGTTAATTCCATCCCCACGATCATCTCTGTGTTGGTCCTGTGGACGGCGTACACTTTTCTTGTGCACAACAAGCTCCGGCAGGTGCTGGAGCAGCGGCATGCGCTGACGGAAGGCGCCATGGATCGCGCGCAGCAGGAAATCGCCATTGCCGAAAAACGCACAGCGGAATACGAGCAGCGATTCCGCGAGGCACGGTCACAGATCTATAAAGCCCAGCAGGCCAACCGTCTGCGCGTGCTGGATGAGCGCAACGCCGCGTTGGCGGAGTCGCGCAAGAATGCCGGTGAAATGGTGAAGAAAGCCCGGGCGGCCGTGGAGAAAGACACGATCGGCGCGAAAGCGGCGTTGGAGCAGCAGGCCAATGTGCTGGCCGACCAGGTGATTGCAACGGTCCTGAAGCCGGCTGCGGCAGCAGGAGGCCGGTAGATGAAAAAATCACTCCAGCGAATTTGGATTTACGCCGTGATCACCGTGCTTGGAATGGCGATGATGTCTGTCGGGACCTTGCGAGCTCAGGAAAGCCCGAACCCAGCGAGCACTGCGGAGCCCCACGGTCAGGCAAAGCCAGCCGAGCAGTCAGCGAAGCACGAGGGTGAACAACAGTTGGAAAACGGCGGGGAAGCCGACGCCATCCGCAACGCTCCGGCGGTCAAGTGGATCGCGCGCCATACCGGCCTGACGAATAACCAGGCGTACTGGCTCTGTTTCGGCCTGAACTTTGCCGTGATCTTTGTCGCCATGGCCAGCCTGCTGCGCAAGATTCTGCCCGGCTATTTCAAGGGCCGCACCACCACCATCCAGCAAGGTATTGAAGAAGCCCGCAAGATGAGTGAAGACGCGCGCCGCCGGCTGGCGGAGGTTGAAGGAAGGCTTTCTCGCCTGGATGCCGATATCGCCGCAATGCAGCGTGAGGCCGATGAGAACGCCAAAGCTGAAGAGCAACGCCTGCTGGCTGCCGGAGAAGAAGAGCGTCGCCGGATCGTTACGTCCGCCGAGCAGGAAATTGAGATGGCCGCCAATACGGCGCGCCGCGAGCTGAAGGCATACGTGGCGGAATTAGCGGTGGAGCTGGCGGAGAAAAAAATCCGCGTGAGCAACGATACTGACCAAGCCCTGGTGCGCGCTTTCACCGCCCAAATGGGAAAGGACGGCAATTAAATGGCAGCAGTCCTGGGGCGGTACGCACGCGCGTACGCTGAAGTGGCGGTCACGCACAAATTAAATCCTGAAAAGACAGTTGCCGAATTTCAGCAGATGGCTGATGTGGTGAACGGAAGCCGCGAGCTGCGGAATGTTTTGCAGAACCCGGCCGTGAGCCGGGAGCAGAAGCTCAAGCTGCTCGATTCCATCATCCAGCACATTGGCGCGACAAAGATGTTGCGGAACTTTTTGGCCGTCCTGATTGACCACCGGCGCATTGGCAACATTGGCGATCTGCTGGAGCAATTCAAGCGGGAACTGGACCGGCGTTTAGGCATCGCTGATGCAAAAGTGAGTTCCGTCCGCGAACTATCTTCGGCAGAGAAGAAATCACTGGAGCAACAGCTGGCTACCATTACCGGAAAGGTAGTCCGGGCAACGTATTCGCAAGATCCCGGTCTGCTCGGAGGAGTATTGGTGCGCGTGGACAGCACGATCTATGACGGATCAGTGCGTGGTCGCCTGCAGCGCATGCGGCAGGAACTTGTGACTGCGTAGGAACAAAGAAAAAAGGATTTATGGCTCAAATCAAAGCAGACGAAATAACAAAGCTCATCCGTGAGCAGATTGAAAATTACGAATCCAAGGTTTCTGTGGACGAGGTGGGCACCATCATCTCTCTCGGTGACGGTATCGCCCGCATCCATGGGCTGGATAAAGTCATGGCCGGCGAACTCCTTCAGTTCGGCCACGGCGTTTCCGGACTGGCCATGAACCTGGAAGAAGACCAGGTAGGCGCGGTGCTGCTGGGCGAATTCACTGAAATCAAAGAAGGCGACGAGGTGAAGCGCACCGGAACGATCATGTCAGTCCCCGTGGGTGAAGGCATGATTGGCCGCGTGGTGAACGCTCTGGGCCAGCCGATTGACGGCAAGGGCCCGATCGCCTCCAACAAGCAGATTGCGATTGAGCGCATTGCTCCGGGCGTGATTGACCGCCAGCCTGTGCGTGAACCTATGGCGACCGGCATCAAGGCCATCGATTCCATGATCCCCGTAGGTCGCGGCCAGCGCGAGCTGATCATCGGCGACCGTCAGACCGGCAAGACCGCCGTGGCGCTGGACACCATCATCAACAGCAAGGGCAACAACCTGATTTGCATTTACAACGCGATTGGACAGAAGCGTTCGTCGATTGCGCAGGTGGTCAAGGTTCTGGAAGACAACGGCGCCATGGATTACACGATCGTGGTGGCGGCTTCAGCTTCAGAGCCCGCGCCTATGCTTTACCTTGCGCCTTATGCAGCCTGCGCCATGGGCGAGTACTTCCGCGATACCGGCAAGCACGCGCTGGTGATCTACGACGATCTTTCCAAGCACGCCGCGGCCTACCGCGAGATTTCATTGCTGCTGCGCCGTCCGCCGGGACGCGAGGCGTATCCCGGAGACGTGTTTTATCTTCACTCCCGTTTGCTGGAGCGCGCCGCAAAAATGTCAGACAAGATGGGCGGCGGTTCACTCACTGCGCTGCCGGTCATTGAAACGCAGGCTGGTGACGTTTCAGCCTACATTCCGACCAACGTCATTTCGATCACTGACGGACAGATTTTCCTTGAAACCGATTTGTTTAACTCCGGCGTGCGTCCGGCGGTGAACGTCGGCATCTCAGTAAGCCGCGTGGGTGGTTCAGCGCAGATCAAAGCGATGCGGCAGGTTGCCGGCACATTGAAGCTGGAACTGGCGCAGTATCGTGAACTGGCGGCGTTCGCGCAGTTCGGCTCTGACCTGGATAAAGCCACGCAGGCGCAGCTCAACCGCGGCAAACGATTGGTTGAAATCCTGAAGCAGGACCAGTATCAACCGCTTTCATTCGGCAAGCAGATCATGATCATCTTTGCCGGAACCAACGGCTACTTGGACGACCTTGAAGTCGAGCAGGTGCGTCCGTTCTCTGAAGAATTGAACAAATACGTTGAGTCGATGAATCCCAAGCTGCTGGATTCCATCATGCAGAAAAAGACAATCGACGACGCGATGAAGGCGGAAATTGAAAAGACGCTGAAGGAATTCAAGCAGCGTTTTGTCGCCGAACGGCAGACGGCGGCCGCGAAGGTTGAGGCGACTAGCGGGCGTTAGCGAAGCGGGAGCCCGCTGCTGAAATCCTGAGCGAGCGCGAAGCGCGAGTCGAAGGACCTGAACGCAAGAAACTTTTTAGGGAAACGTTGAAGCAAACATGGCAAACCTTTTAGACATCCGGCGGCGAATCCGCAGCGTGCGCAACACGCGGCAGATCACCAAGGCCATGCAGATGGTTTCAGCGGCCAAGCTGCGCCGCGCTCAGGAACGCGCACTGCAGACCCGTCCTTTCGGGCAGATGATCACGAACGTGCTCAAGTCGCTGGTTTCGCGCGCGGATGTCTATGATCCGGTAACGGGCGAAGCGCTGCATCCGTTGCTCGTGCGTCGTGAGGAAAAGACGACGATGTTGATCGTCGTATCCGGCGAAAAGGGACTGGCCGGAGCGTTCAACTCCAACATCCTCAAGGCCGCGGCCAAGTTTATTGAGCTAAAGAAGGACAAGAACATCGATATTCTGGCGCTGGGAAGAAAGTCGCGAGACTACTTCCGCCGCCGGTATCCGGTGTCGCTTGAGGCCGGAGCGGAACGCAAGGGGCCAATCCAGGTGGTAGCAGAATACGTGGGCCTGATGAATCGCTCAGAATTGAAAAGCGCACGTGAAATTGCGGACAAGGTAATCCGCCTTTATACGGAAGGAAAGGTCGATTCCGTTTACATCGCCTACAACGAATTCAAGTCAGTGATTGCGCAGCAGGTGGTGGTGGATGACGTGCTTCCTATCCTCGCGATTGGCGAGACCGTGCATGAGTTTGCCGAGGAAGTCACCGGAGAGGAACGCACGCGAAGGCTGGAAGCGGCGGCGCATGCTCGCACGTCGGTGCGTGAAGTAGATACAACGGAAATGGACAAGAAGGCTGCGGGATTTGCCACCTCCCCGGTTGACTATATTTACGAGCAGCCGCCGGCGGAGTTGTTCCGCGATCTGCTGCCGCGCTACGTTTACACGCAGCTGTTTCGCGCCATGCTGGAATCAGAGGCCGCCGAGCATGCGGCGCGCATGACGGCCATGGACTCTGCCACCAGCAATGCTTCTGACATGATTGATTCGCTCACGCTGGCCATGAACCGGGCACGCCAGGCGAAAATTACCAAAGAGATTATTGAGATTGTGAGCGGCGCGGCTGCCGCGCAGTGAAGTGGGAACTCCCGAGCAGAGCGAGGGATCGCTATAGCTGGGAAGAATTTTAGGGTTGTAAGTTCGTGGGAGGGGTGCTTAGAAAAACCTAGTGATCCCTCACCCGCAAAAACGCAGGATTCGGGATTGCAGAAAAGACCCGCAGAAGAACTCGGGTTCGGGATTTCAACAGAGATGCGAAGGACGGGCAAGAGATTTAGGTTTTGCCAATTGCTAATTGCTAACTGCTAATTGCTGGGAGATTATGGCTACTCAAAACATAGGCAAGGTAATACAGATCGCGGGTCCCGCGGTTGACGTGGAGTTCACACCTGGAAATTTGCCGCCGATATACCAGGCGTTGCGCGTAACCAGCGAAGGCTTCAAAGTGCCTGAGCCGATCGACGTAGTGCTGGAAGTGCAGCAGCATCTGGGCGAGAGCCGCGTGCGCACAGTGGCCATGCAGGCCACTGACGGCATGGTGCGCGGCATGAACGCGCTTGATCTTGGCGGGCCGATTTCTGTGCCTGTGGGCAAAGAGACACTGGGCCGCGTGATGAACGTGATCGGCGAGCCGGTGGACCAGCTTGGCCCAATCAAGGCGACCAAGCGGCTGCCTATCCATCGCCTGGCGCCCTCGTTCGACGAGCAGGCGACCAAAGCGGAAATGTTTGAGACCGGCGTAAAAGTCATCGACCTGATCCAGCCGTTCCTGAAGGGCGGAAAGATCGGCCTGTTTGGCGGCGCAGGTGTAGGCAAGACGGTTGTGATCATGGAACTGATCAACAACGTGGCCAAGCAGCACGGCGGCTACTCAGTGTTTGCCGGCGTGGGCGAACGCACCCGTGAAGGGAACGATCTTTGGCTGGAGATGAGCGAGTCCGGCGTGATCAAGCCGGGCGTTCCCGCGGAGTCGAAAGCGGCCTTGATTTACGGCCAGATGACCGAGCCCCCCGGAGCGCGCCTTCGCGTGGCGCTGACCGGCTTGACAGTGGCCGAATACTTCCGCGATGACGAAGGCGCGGATACGCTGCTCTTTATCGACAATATTTTCCGCTTCACCCAGGCCGGATCTGAAGTGTCCGCACTGCTGGGCCGCATGCCTTCCGCCGTGGGATACCAGCCGAACCTGGCCACCGAGATGGGCGAGTTGCAGGAGCGCATCACCTCAACCAAGCGCGGATCAATCACCTCAGTGCAGGCGATTTATGTGCCCGCCGACGATCTCACCGATCCAGCTCCGGCGACGACTTTTGCTCACCTGGACGCAACCACAGTGCTCTCGCGTCCGTTGACGGCAATTGGAATTTATCCGGCAGTCGATCCGCTGGCTTCAACGTCGCGCATTCTCGATCCACACATCGTCGGGCAGGAGCATTATGACGTAGCGCAGGGCGTGAAGCGGATCCTGCAGCGCTATACCGATTTGCAGGACATCATTGCCATTCTGGGTATTGAAGAGCTGAGCGAAGAAGACAAGCTCACGGTTTCCCGCGCGCGCAAGGTGCAGAAGTTCCTCTCGCAGCCCTTCTTTGTGGCGCAGCAGTTTACCGGCATGGCCGGACGCTATGTAAAGATCGCGGACACGGTGCGCAGCTTCAAGGAGATCATCGAGGGCAAGCACGATGATGTTCCGGAGCAGGCCTTCTACATGAAGGGCGCGATTGAAGAAGTGCTGGAAGCGGCGGAGAAGATGAAAGCTGGAGCGGCAGCGTAAGCAATGGCAGAGACCATTCAACTCGAAATCGTGACGCCGGAGCGGCTGGTGGTGAGCGAGCCCGCCGAGTACATTGAGATCCCGGGCGCGACCGGGTATCTCGGCATCCTGCCCGGCCACGCTCCTCTTATCAGTGAGGTGGCCCCCGGCGAACTTACGTACCGCAATGGCAACCAGACAAAGCGGCTGGCAGTGGCATGGGGATTTGTGGAAGTCCTGCAAACCAAAGTCACGATCCTGGCGGAAGCGGCGGAGAAAGCAGAAGAAATAGATACCGCGCGCGCCGAGGCAGCAAAGAAAAAAGCCGAAGCCGAATTGCAGAAGTCTGGCCTTGAGATTAATGAGGAAGCGCAGGAAGCGTTGCAGCGCGCGCAAGCCAGGCTGGAAGTGGCGGGCAAAGGCAAGAGCTAGTTGTTTTAGAGCTTACTCTGGACAGAATTTATGGCACAGACACTCCTGTCTGTGCCTGCGTCCTTCGGGTCCAATTCGGCCACAGGCAAGAGTGCCTGTGTCACGTAAATCATAAGACCGATGCTGGGTTGCGCAACCTAAAGCAGCTTCTTCGGCAGCAGATAAGTAAATCCCATAAATAATTCCCACCGCGTGCTGGTTGAGGTAAGACCGCGATTGAAGCCGGCGTCAAAAACCAGGTTTGGCCGCGGCGTGTATGTTGGCGCAAAAAGAAATCCGGCAGCGTGCCCATTTTGAAATGGCTGCGTAAAGTGCCAGAGTTCGCCTCCCACCCCGAATTTATGCGGCAGCCCATGAGAAATTGAAAGCGTCTGGCCGAACTGTGCTCGATGCCGCGCATCTTGAATCTGCTCATTGAAGAGCGCGTTGGTGTCAATGTGAAACTTGGCAATGTCGGTTGAGAGCAGAAGCAGCGCGGATTGGCGGTTGGAACCGATGTCGAGATCGGGAGCTGTGCCGCCAAAGACGCGCAGGAAATAGCTCACAGAGATGGTTGGGCGTTTTTTGGTTCCGGGCAGAAGCACAGCCTGAAGTCCCGCAGAAAGATCGCCGGGATCATTCGATCCAAAAGGGCCAAGGTCGGAGTGAGCGAAAGGCTGGCTTTGCAGCAGCAACTCGATGCGCTCATTCAGAGAGAACTTCATCACTTCATTGAAGCTGAGCTGGTTGGGCAGATCAGGAGAATGTTCCGCGCCCAGTACGCCGGTTTCAAATTGCAGGTAGCCGACGGGCGTGAGTGTGGCAGGCGTGGAAACGGTGGGCCGACCGGGATTAGCCTCCTGCGCCCATGCGGAAACCACCAGATAGAAAAATAGTATGCCGGCAACCGTGTTCCGCAAGTAGTCTCCCCTGCTGGCTCAAGAATTACGCTCGCAATAATTTAGCTGAATAACTGGGTGGCGAGGAATTTATTCCACTCTATTTTTCGCGGCTTTCGGATGGAGTTTCCCGATTGTTACGACCTGTTTGTTATGTCAAGCGGCCGGGCGTCTGGTGTCTGACCGACCCAAGACCATCTTTTTCAGCGTCAGCGCGTTCTGCGCCGCGTAGCCAGCCTGGTCGTTGTCAAAATAAATATAAATCGCTTTCATCTTTGCCGACCATTGCTCAATGCGCCGCGCCCATTCGCGTAACTGCGCTTTGCTGTAACTGCCCTGGTATTTCCCCGCCTCAGGGCCGTGAAGGCGGACGTAGGCAAAATCGGCGGTAATATCGAACGGCGAG is drawn from Terriglobia bacterium and contains these coding sequences:
- the atpD gene encoding F0F1 ATP synthase subunit beta, with protein sequence MATQNIGKVIQIAGPAVDVEFTPGNLPPIYQALRVTSEGFKVPEPIDVVLEVQQHLGESRVRTVAMQATDGMVRGMNALDLGGPISVPVGKETLGRVMNVIGEPVDQLGPIKATKRLPIHRLAPSFDEQATKAEMFETGVKVIDLIQPFLKGGKIGLFGGAGVGKTVVIMELINNVAKQHGGYSVFAGVGERTREGNDLWLEMSESGVIKPGVPAESKAALIYGQMTEPPGARLRVALTGLTVAEYFRDDEGADTLLFIDNIFRFTQAGSEVSALLGRMPSAVGYQPNLATEMGELQERITSTKRGSITSVQAIYVPADDLTDPAPATTFAHLDATTVLSRPLTAIGIYPAVDPLASTSRILDPHIVGQEHYDVAQGVKRILQRYTDLQDIIAILGIEELSEEDKLTVSRARKVQKFLSQPFFVAQQFTGMAGRYVKIADTVRSFKEIIEGKHDDVPEQAFYMKGAIEEVLEAAEKMKAGAAA
- a CDS encoding transporter gives rise to the protein MRNTVAGILFFYLVVSAWAQEANPGRPTVSTPATLTPVGYLQFETGVLGAEHSPDLPNQLSFNEVMKFSLNERIELLLQSQPFAHSDLGPFGSNDPGDLSAGLQAVLLPGTKKRPTISVSYFLRVFGGTAPDLDIGSNRQSALLLLSTDIAKFHIDTNALFNEQIQDARHRAQFGQTLSISHGLPHKFGVGGELWHFTQPFQNGHAAGFLFAPTYTPRPNLVFDAGFNRGLTSTSTRWELFMGFTYLLPKKLL
- a CDS encoding F0F1 ATP synthase subunit epsilon, whose protein sequence is MAETIQLEIVTPERLVVSEPAEYIEIPGATGYLGILPGHAPLISEVAPGELTYRNGNQTKRLAVAWGFVEVLQTKVTILAEAAEKAEEIDTARAEAAKKKAEAELQKSGLEINEEAQEALQRAQARLEVAGKGKS